The proteins below come from a single Miscanthus floridulus cultivar M001 chromosome 1, ASM1932011v1, whole genome shotgun sequence genomic window:
- the LOC136450388 gene encoding uncharacterized protein, which produces MSRSDDGEETLAALIQASRTPEGREGLSDVLADTLFLLPASPSRLLLLRLRLLRNLLAGHELNQYAFIERCGPAAVAASVLSFPSLAPDVACAALQALGNAALAGEFHRDAVWEALFPEALRKFAGLRDQGVLDPLCMVLDTCCGGEGGRRRLEELCHQELGLPILVQVVTTASQVGHKEEWLEWLLFKVCVEEQKFESLFYALCSTNDVERTDSGEYNANHVFLLGTLSRCLNSHPKEVTVSDSFAHDVFNLHKHAAETVNFTHRGTSPLPTGSPAIDVLGYTLQLLRDICAWESTSSDTQRPVDSLLQTGFVKRLLRYLGELEPPSTIRKSMAGGQGDNHPALENAKVCPYIGYRRDLVAVIANCLHRRKKVQDEIRQLGGIMLLLQQCIIDEDNPYLREWGLLAVKNLLEENEENQKEVSELEMQEPVITPEIANIGLKVEIDKETGRPKLVNTSDT; this is translated from the exons ATGTCTCGATCCGACGACGGCGAGGAGACCCTCGCCGCGCTGATACAAGCCTCCAGGACCCCTGAGGGCCGGGAGGGCCTCTCCGACGTGCTCGCCGAcaccctcttcctcctcccggcCTCCCCGTCGcgcctcctgctcctgcgcctcCGCCTCCTCCGCAACCTCCTCGCGGGCCACGAGCTCAACCAGTACGCCTTCATCGAGCGCTGCggccccgccgccgtcgccgcctccgTGCTCTCCTTCCCCTCGCTCGCCCCCGACGTGGCGTGCGCCGCGCTCCAGGCGCTCGGGAACGCCGCGCTCGCCGGGGAGTTCCACCGCGACGCCGTCTGGGAGGCGCTCTTCCCCGAGGCGCTGCGGAAGTTCGCGGGGCTCAGGGACCAGGGAGTCCTGGATCCCCTGTGCATGGTCCTCGACACGTGCTGCGGCGGGGAAGGCGGTCGCCGGAGGCTCGAGGAGCTGTGCCACCAGGAGCTGGGCCTGCCAATCCTCGTCCAAGTTGTCACTACGGCCTCGCAAG TGGGGCACAAGGAAGAGTGGTTAGAGTGGCTTCTGTTCAAAGTCTGTGTTGAGGAGCAGAAGTTTGAGAGCTTGTTCTATGCCTTATGCTCCACTAATGATGTTGAGCGCACAGACAGTGGCGAGTATAATGCTAACCATGTTTTTCTTCTGGGTACGCTGTCAAGGTGTTTGAACAGCCATCCCAAAGAAGTTACTGTCTCGGACAGTTTTGCGCATGATGTTTTCAATCTACACAAGCATGCTGCCGAAACTGTGAATTTTACTCACCGAGGTACCTCCCCTCTTCCAACTGGGAGCCCTGCAATTGATGTCCTTGGATATACACTGCAGCTCCTGAGGGATATCTGTGCCTGGGAATCCACCTCATCAGATACTCAACGCCCTGTTGACTCGCTATTGCAGACTGGCTTTGTAAAGCGCCTTCTGAGATACCTAGGTGAGCTTGAGCCACCAAGTACAATCAGAAAATCAATGGCAGGAGGACAAGGAGATAACCATCCAGCTCTTGAAAATGCAAAGGTCTGCCCATACATTGGTTACAGGAGAGATTTGGTCGCGGTCATTGCTAATTGCTTACACAGAAGGAAGAAGGTGCAAGATGAGATTAGGCAGTTAGGTGGGATCATGTTGCTACTGCAGCAGTGCATCATCGATGAAGATAATCCATACTTGAGGGAGTGGGGTCTGCTAGCTGTTAAGAACTTGCTTGAAGAAAATGAAGAAAATCAGAAGGAGGTTTCTGAACTTGAGATGCAAGAACCTGTTATAACTCCAGAGATTGCTAACATAGGCCTCAAGGTGGAGATAGACAAGGAAACAGGTCGTCCAAAACTGGTCAATACTTCTGAT ACTTGA
- the LOC136450377 gene encoding hydroxymethylglutaryl-CoA synthase-like, which translates to MASEAKDVGILAMDIYFPPNCVLQEELETHDGVSKGKYTIGLGQESMAFCTEVEDVISMSLTVVKSLLKNYNIDPNCIGRLEVGSETVIDKSKSIKTWLMQIFEESGNTDIEGVDSSNACYGGTAALFNCVNWIESNSWDGRYGLVVCTDSAVYAEGPARPTGGAAAIAMLIGPNAPISFESKYRGSHMAHVYDFYKPDLASEYPVVDGKLSQTCYLMALDSCYTVFCKKYEKHEGKQFSIFDADYVVFHSPYNKLVQKSFARLYYNDFLRNCSTVDEESREKLAPYAGLSSEESYQSRDLEKASQQVAKNLYESKVQPTTLIPKQVGNMYTASLYAALASIIHNRHETLAGQRIVMFSYGSGLTSTMFSFKINEGQQPFSLLNIANIMDVSKKLKARHVVPPKKFVEALKLMEHRYGAKDFVTSQDTSLLSAGTYYLTHVDSKYRRFYDVKGDIVTTAMSNGH; encoded by the exons ATGGCGTCGGAGGCCAAGGACGTGGGCATCCTCGCCATGGACATCTACTTCCCGCCCAACTGCGTGCTCCAG GAAGAGTTGGAAACACATGATGGCGTGAGCAAAGGGAAGTATACCATTGGGCTTGGACAGGAAAGTATGGCATTTTGCACTGAAGTTGAGGATGTTATTTCGATGAG CTTGACAGTGGTGAAGTCCCTCCTGAAAAATTATAACATTGACCCAAACTGCATTGGACGTTTGGAAGTGGGCAGTGAAACAGTAATAGACAAGAGCAAGTCTATAAAGACATGGCTGATGCAGATATTTGAG GAATCTGGCAATACTGATATTGAAGGAGTTGACTCTTCAAATGCATGCTATGGTGGAACAGCTGCATTGTTTAATTGTGTTAACTGGATTGAAAGCAACTCATGGGATGGGCGTTATGGACTTGTTGTTTGCACAGACAGTGCG GTTTATGCTGAAGGTCCAGCTCGTCCTACTGGTGGTGCGGCTGCTATTGCAATGCTGATTGGACCAAATGCTCCTATTTCTTTTGAAAGCAAATATAGGGGATCTCATATGGCccatgtatatgacttttacaagCCCGATCTTGCTAGTGAATATCCG GTGGTTGATGGGAAGCTATCACAGACATGTTATCTCATGGCATTGGACTCCTGCTACACTGTATTTTGCAAAAA GTACGAAAAGCATGAGGGAAAGCAGTTTTCAATTTTTGATGCAGATTATGTTGTGTTCCATTCTCCATACAACAAG CTTGTACAGAAAAGCTTCGCTCGTTTGTACTACAATGATTTCTTGAGAAACTGCAG CACGGTTGATGAAGAGTCAAGGGAAAAATTGGCACCCTATGCAGGCTTGTCATCTGAAGAAAGCTACCAGAGTCGCGACCTTGAAAAG GCATCTCAGCAAGTTGCAAAGAACCTGTACGAGTCCAAGGTTCAGCCAACAACATTGATCCCAAAACAAGTTGGGAATATGTATACAGCATCACTCTATGCCGCTCTTGCATCGATTATTCATAATAGACATGAAACTCTG GCAGGCCAGAGGATTGTTATGTTTTCATATGGCAGTGGGTTGACATCAACAATGTTCTCTTTCAAGATTAACGAAGGCCAGCAACCTTTCAGTCTACTGAACATTGCAAACATAATGGATGTTTCCAAGAAATTGAAGGCAAGACATGTG GTTCCCCCAAAGAAATTTGTCGAGGCACTGAAACTGATGGAGCACCGCTATGGGGCGAAAGATTTTGTGACCAGTCAAGATACAAGTTTGCTATCCGCAGGCACATATTATCTCACGCACGTTGACTCCAAGTACCGAAGGTTCTATGACGTGAAAGGTGACATTGTCACCACTGCAATGTCCAACGGGCACTAA